One stretch of Zingiber officinale cultivar Zhangliang chromosome 6B, Zo_v1.1, whole genome shotgun sequence DNA includes these proteins:
- the LOC121991177 gene encoding vegetative cell wall protein gp1-like — MTPLEVPTSVSLAVPTPTVFTVPPGVPPAYPAPAPVEPTVYQAPPPPVPTAHPAPAPAAAVVPHPVPPSTVPPAVPTYVDPAVPPVATAPAYVAAPGIPPLAYAAVPPVVPSSVVLPVPATVPTHLADIVAARARIPALEESMKSRFILFRGETD, encoded by the coding sequence AtgactcctttagaggtacctacctcggtttcACTTGCTGTACCCACCCCTactgtatttacggtaccaccaggggtaccaccgGCATACCCAGCACCTGCTCCGGTTGAGCCTACGGTGTACCAGGCACCACCGCCACCGGTGCCTACTGCTCACCCTGCACCTGCACCAGCAGCGGCAGTTGTTCCACATCCGGTACCCCCatctaccgtacctccagccgtGCCCACTTATGTTGACCCTGCGGTGCCACCAGTGGCAACTGCCCCAGCCTATGTAGCAGCACCAGGGATACCTCCCCTGGCCTatgcagcggtaccacctgttgTGCCATCTTCAGTGGTTTTGCCAGTTCCTGCAACCGTCCCTACTCACCTCGCTGATATAGTCGCGGCACGAGCCCGGATCCCAGCACTGgaagagtcgatgaagagtcgattcatactcttccgaggagagactGATTAG